Proteins encoded together in one Amblyomma americanum isolate KBUSLIRL-KWMA chromosome 1, ASM5285725v1, whole genome shotgun sequence window:
- the LOC144124113 gene encoding uncharacterized protein LOC144124113 has translation MSPGQPVLFLFDSCETPSANEGLGPNIARREPRAPPLRNLRAPGEARRAAADLRQPRLAPEFSRRTGLRAPARVRARICCGPLSGGGGRQAGALTEGSAPDASALLQDATRLIQSISGALQASLEASKHSRPAVKVAVPTYRGYADTVSVTDFIESLTHYQAAVGLDDSEMLTRIVPVALVERAAQWYRLSGRRATTLDEFKAALRREFLPVDYQRRMRRELELRTQALDESLLEYVRTMEELFQIAEPSASNDERVERVVRQAHPTFAAYLRGGRFRDLEDLAAEAKRIQGDILAMGAYRPPPPASEAVEPRCAWTGAFSYARHDSPAQAVYAVGADTRQEWKLSERALDPFTFHRRASSAAAAASCYPNKSRTSSQGREQRDTFPKRPEGRSAGCTKQEEAFPRRGNTPARGVRCFQCGELGHISRLCTRGPVQQGNGVGGQA, from the exons ATGTCTCCAGGGCAGCCCGTGCTGTTCCTGTTCGACTCCTGCGAAACCCCGTCCGCTAACGAAGGACTG GGCCCTAACATCGCACGCCGAGAGCCTCGCGCACCGCCCTTGCGGAACCTGCGAGCGCCCGGCGAAGCCCGCCGAGCCGCCGCTGACCtgaggcagccgcggctcgcaccAGAGTTTTCCCGCCGCACCGGTCTGCGCGCGCCagcccgtgtccgcgcgcgcaTCTGCTGCGGCCCGTTGTCGGGTGGCGGTGGACGCCAG GCGGGAGCTCTCACTGAAGGCTCCGCACCAGACGCGTCGGCGCTGCTGCAGGATGCGACGCGGCTAATTCAGTCTATATCGGGCGCTCTTCAGGCTTCCCTGGAAGCATCCAAGCACTCGCGGCCGGCGGTGAAGGTGGCCGTCCCAACATACCGCGGCTACGCAGACACGGTCAGCGTAACTGACTTCATCGAAAGCCTAACGCACTATCAGGCAGCGGTAGGGCTGGATGACAGCGAGATGCTCACACGCATCGTGCCTGTTGCCCTTGTGGAGCGAGCAGCGCAGTGGTACCGGCTTTCCGGTCGCCGAGCAACCACGCTCGATGAGTTTAAGGCGGCTCTACGTCGGGAATTCTTGCCCGTAGACTACcagcgtaggatgcggcgagagctTGAACTGCGGACGCAGGCGCTTGATGAGTCATTGCTCGAGTATGTGCGGACGATGGAGGAGCTTTTCCAGATCGCCGAACCGAGCGCCTCAAATGACGAACGTGTCGAAAGAGTCGTTAGGCAGGCGCATCCCACCTTTGCGGCCTACCTGCGTGGCGGTCGGTTTCGCGACCTGGAGGATCTGGCTGCAGAGGCCAAGCGCATACAAGGCGACATCCTCGCCATGGGCGCCTATCGCCCTCCACCTCCCGCAAGCGAAGCTGtggagccgcgctgcgcgtggactGGAGCATTCTCCTATGCGCGCCATGATTCCCCCGCCCAAGCAGTGTACGCAGTCGGCGCGGACACCCGCCAAGAGTGGAAATTGAGCGAACGCGCTCTTGACCCGTTTACTTTTCACCGGCGTGCaagcagtgctgctgctgctgctagttgcTATCCGAACAAAAGTCGGACCTCTTCGCAGGGCAGGGAACAAAGGGACACATTCCCGAAACGGCCGGAAGGCCGCTCAGCAGGGTGCACCAAGCAGGAGGAGGCATTTCCTAGACGCGGAAACACGCCTGCACGCGGAGTGCGGTGCTTTCAGTGTGGCGAGCTGGGCCATATCTCTCGTCTCTGCACACGTGGGCCCGTCCAGCAGGGAAACGGGGTCGGGGGTCAGGCATGA